The Brachionichthys hirsutus isolate HB-005 chromosome 1, CSIRO-AGI_Bhir_v1, whole genome shotgun sequence genome has a window encoding:
- the si:ch73-204p21.2 gene encoding uncharacterized protein si:ch73-204p21.2 yields the protein MAVVGAEVAGSWVLSPGPVTVSILLLLLSIFLTALCSKCMRHSFELQDSNADKNPSNLISVVSLEEALEVRENPSINEIMSDEVKAVSATNWNDHWGAPQNPEQNHHAVQTNGSAAATTTPGEPEPLSENDVIELIPWRSHLRAPESHDSAHICHKIEGQKSTGADCSSPPTNQQPEEDSGAHVAMATDRYQTYAQVSKKVRTTTPPVRTPEEVQEAEEVSPPLPRRETQLEG from the exons ATGGCCGTTGTTGGGGCAGAGGTCGCCGGCTCCTGGGTCCTGTCACCGGGACCCGTCActgtctccatcctcctcctcctcctctccatcttcctcacAGCTCTGTGCAGCAAGTGTATGAG acaTTCATTTGAGCTTCAAGATTCTAATGCAGACAAAAATCCCTCAAATCTCATCAGTGTG GTGAGCCTGGAAGAAGCCTTAGAAGTGAGGGAGAATCCATCCATCAACGAGATCATGAGTGACGAAG TAAAGGCTGTCTCCGCCACTAACTGGAATGACCACTGGGGGGCGCCACAGAACCCAGAACAGAACCACCACG CTGTTCAGACCAATGGCAGCGCAGCGGCGACGACGACGCCAGGTGAACCTGAACCTCTGTCAG AGAATGACGTCATCGAGTTGATACCGTGGAGGAGCCACCTGAGGGCGCCGGAGAGCCACG ACTCCGCCCACATCTGCCACAAAATCGAGGGTCAGAAGAGCACCGGCGCCGACTGTTCATCGCcaccgaccaatcagcagccagaAGAGGACAGTGGCGCTcacgttgccatggcaacggacAGATATCAAACGTATGCCCAGGTCAGCAAGAAAGTCAGGACAACCACGCCCCCTGTTCGCACACctgaggaggtgcaggaggcggaggaggtgtCGCCTCCGCTGCCTCGCAGGGAGACGCAGCTGGagggatga
- the LOC137895143 gene encoding membrane progestin receptor beta-like encodes MSDSGSSLVPRVSFACPALCLAPLPPPSLPPTLRDVDVPPLFRDRFVRSGYRPVGVAWRCYVLSLFQIHNETVNVWSPLLAAVCVAMRFTMFAVLQGGGILGFRLQGPEGQGFSVDASSLPLVLYAVSAVTHLSCSAGAHLLQSHSDPAHHSLVFLDCVGVAVYQYGCALALCVYTPDSTWKQSMLGQVFLPAAAVLAWLSSATCCWVELHFHQQHPLHRKLCQVMPMGAAYLLNISPVAHRLATCSWPSGAALPLHVLQVVLFPLSAFFFSCPIPECFAPGLFDFIGRSHQLFHILLAVCTLVQQEALFQDFLWRRPAVLREFGEAWLLMACASFPCLMVCCGVTAHAGWRRRRG; translated from the exons ATGTCCGACTCAGGATCGTCTCTTGTGCCTCGGGTGTCGTTCGCCTGTCCCGCTCTGTGCCTCGCCCCcctgcctcctccctccctcccccccacgCTGCGAGACGTGGACGTCCCCCCCCTGTTTCGGGACCGGTTTGTGCGATCCGGGTACCGTCCCGTGGGCGTGGCGTGGCGCTGTTACGTCCTCAGCCTGTTCCAGATCCACAACGAGACGGTGAACGTGTGGAGTCCCCTGCTGGCCGCCGTCTGCGTGGCGATGAGGTTCACAATGTTCGCCGTCCTGCAGGGAGGG GGGATCCTGGGATTTCGACTGCAGGGTCCTGAAGGCCAGGGTTTCTCTGTGGACGCGTCCTCGCTACCTCTCGTCCTCTACGCTGTCTCTGCCGTCACACacctgagctgcag CGCCGGCGCTCACCTGCTGCAGTCCCACTCGGACCCGGCGCATCACTCGCTCGTCTTCCTGGACTGCGTGGGCGTGGCCGTCTACCAGTACGGCTGCGCTCTGGCGCTGTGCGTGTACACTCCTGACAGCACCTGGaagcaaagcatgctgggacag GTCTTCCTACCTGCCGCCGCCGTCCTCGCCTGGCTctccagcgccacctgctgttgGGTGGAGCTTCATTTTCATCAGCAGCATCCCCTCCACAGGAAGTTGTGCCAGGTGATGCCGATGGGCGCGGCCTACCTGCTGAACATCAGCCCCGTCGCCCATCGGCTCGCCACCTGCAGCTGGCCGAGCGGAGCTGCACTGCCGCTGCACGTCCTACAG GTGGTGCTGTTTCCCCTCTcagccttcttcttctcttgtccCATACCTGAATGCTTCGCCCCCGGCCTCTTCGATTTCATTGGCCGCAGCCACCAGCTGTTCCACATCCTGCTGGCTGTTTGCACGCTggtccagcaggaggcgctgttCCAGGACTTCCTTTGGCGGCGGCCGGCGGTGCTCAGGGAGTTTGGGGAGGCGTGGCTCCTGATGGCCTGCGCCTCCTTCCCATGTCTGATGGTCTGCTGTGGTGTGACGGCGCACGCTGGGTGGAGGCGACGAAGGGGTTAA